In Armatimonadota bacterium, a single genomic region encodes these proteins:
- a CDS encoding phosphotransferase, which produces MTDLIAELCARFGLGEPASSRRVGGTRNLSFAVKTDRGKWVARRRYEGYADPERVAFDHAALRLLADNGVPVVAPCVSVDGQSYATVRSSEAASLRSTSWRTDSQVWEVYPFAAGRHLREGHRNDVLALARSLANFHRVGQSFELRYDKLGPRGETDPGHLLA; this is translated from the coding sequence GTGACGGATCTGATTGCCGAGCTCTGCGCGCGGTTCGGCCTCGGCGAGCCGGCCTCGTCGCGCCGGGTCGGCGGCACGCGCAACCTCAGCTTCGCGGTGAAGACGGACCGCGGCAAATGGGTGGCGCGCCGCAGGTACGAGGGGTATGCCGATCCCGAGCGCGTGGCGTTCGATCACGCCGCACTTCGGCTGCTGGCCGACAACGGGGTGCCCGTTGTGGCGCCCTGCGTGTCGGTGGACGGGCAATCGTATGCTACTGTGCGAAGTAGCGAGGCTGCTTCGCTACGAAGCACAAGTTGGCGGACCGATTCGCAGGTGTGGGAGGTGTATCCCTTTGCCGCCGGACGGCATCTGCGCGAGGGGCACCGAAACGACGTGCTCGCCCTGGCGCGGTCGCTGGCAAACTTCCACCGCGTAGGGCAGTCATTCGAGCTCCGCTACGACAAGCTCGGCCCGCGCGGGGAGACCGATCCCGGCCATCTGCTCGCC